A genomic stretch from Larus michahellis chromosome 7, bLarMic1.1, whole genome shotgun sequence includes:
- the TUBD1 gene encoding tubulin delta chain encodes MSIVTVQLGQCGNQIGHEVFNAICSDVHGTHGLCSKKENESYHDACKERFFSEEESEVPVARAVLVDMEPKVISQTLSIAARSRYWKYDDRSHFCQKQGSGNNWANGYSVHGPRHKEVIMNLVQKEAEKCDRLGGFFTIMSMAGGTGSGLGAFVTQCLRDAFPTSFILNHVIWPYGTGEVIVQNYNSVLTLSHLYQSSDALLVHENDVIHKICAQLMNIKQISFRDVNQVIAHQLGSVFQPTYTAESGLHYSRNPLGDLMETLVPHPEFKMLGLRNIPQMPENSLAYSTFSWPGLIKHLRQMLIANAKMEEGIDWQVRPPRLGSSIPSSHSTDKPPHFNTSIANLVILRGKDTHSVDLGSFRDPSLYTSWLSPQDAFKAWKTPRAFNKYEKSATLVSNSQFLLKPLDNVVGKAWNMFASKAYIHQYTKFGIEEEDFLDSFTALEQVISSYTVL; translated from the exons ATGTCAATAGTCACAGTCCAGCTTGGTCAGTGTGGCAATCAGATTGGCCATGAGGTGTTTAATGCTATCTGCAGTGATGTCCATGGCACACATGGGTTGTGTTCCAAGAAGGAGAATGAATCCTACCACGATGCTTGCAAAGAACGTTTTTTCAGTGAGGAGGAATCTGAAG TACCTGTTGCCCGAGCTGTGCTGGTTGACATGGAACCGAAAGTCATCAGCCAAACCTTATCAATAGCCGCCAGGTCTCGCTACTGGAAATACGATGATCGGTCGCACTTCTGTCAGAAGCAAGGGTCTGGGAACAACTGGGCAAATGG TTATTCTGTTCACGGGCCTAGACACAAAGAAGTAATAATGAATCTGGtacaaaaagaagcagagaaatgtGATCGACTCGGTGGATTTTTCACAATAATGAGCATGGCTGGTGGTACAGGATCTGGCTTGGGAGCATTTGTGACCCAGTGTTTAAGAGATGCTTTTCCAACCTCATTTATACTAAACCATGTTATCTGGCCCTACGGCACTGGTGAG gtcaTTGTTCAAAACTACAACTCTGTTCTGACTCTGTCACATCTGTACCAGTCATCAGATGCCCTTCTTGTTCATGAAAATGATGTCATCCACAAGATCTGCGCTCAGCTGATGAATATTAAACAGATCTCCTTCAGGGATGTAAATCAAGTCATTGCACATCAGCTGGGGAGCGTTTTCCAGCCCACTTACACAGCAGAAAGTGGCTTACACTATAGCAGAAACCCATTAG GAGACTTAATGGAGACGTTAGTTCCACATCCAGAATTCAAGATGCTGGGTCTTCGTAACATACCTCAGATGCCTGAAAACTCCCTCGCTTACAGCACATTCAGTTGGCCTGGACTCATCAAACATTTAAGGCAGATGCTCATTGCTAATGCTAAAATGGAGGAAG GTATTGATTGGCAAGTAAGACCACCACGTCTgggctcctccatcccctccagtCATTCCACAGACAAGCCGCCGCATTTCAATACTTCCATTGCCAACCTGGTTATCCTGCGAGGAAAAGATACGCATAGCGTAGACTTAG GAAGTTTCCGAGATCCCTCATTATACACATCATGGCTAAGCCCTCAGGACGCTTTTAAGGCGTGGAAAACACCAAGAGCATTTAACAAGTACGAAAAGTCTGCTACTTTGGTCAGCAACAGCCAGTTCCTGCTGAAACCTCTTGATAATGTTGTAGGAAAAGCTTGGAATATGTTTGCATCCAA AGCCTATATTCACCAGTACACCAAATTCGGGATCGAAGAGGAAGATTTCCTGGACAGCTTCACAGCTCTGGAACAAGTTATCTCCAGTTACACcgtcctttga